From Toxorhynchites rutilus septentrionalis strain SRP chromosome 2, ASM2978413v1, whole genome shotgun sequence, a single genomic window includes:
- the LOC129764872 gene encoding uncharacterized protein LOC129764872: MNHSIVVAALVMLLCTASVLCGYCDNYYKQLNRIDSTLNQIAREHSIGFYGYEQTYSEKAKYVIDQLHAKIVNLNRNRGSGQCKALEDEIDRMNAAFFIEKEGLEDYTVRLQKLSRYLNDRDELQLKEVEKQKTLQMLCREKNLDLNDAVRAMNKTINEHAAKIRDQGAQIAKLQEEKRKLVAKVNKNAAAIDGQTGTVTGTEEPVVAKDVRTSGDGTDELQAPITNTTERVKNDASLVDGKQK; this comes from the coding sequence ATGAATCATAGCATAGTGGTAGCCGCGTTGGTGATGTTACTTTGTACTGCGTCAGTGTTATGTGGTTATTGTGACAATTACTATAAACAGCTAAATAGAATCGATTCCACGCTAAACCAGATAGCCAGGGAGCACAGTATCGGCTTTTATGGATATGAACAAACCTATAGCGAAAAGGCCAAGTATGTGATAGATCAACTACACGCCAAGATCGTCAACCTCAACAGAAATCGAGGCTCAGGTCAGTGCAAGGCGTTGGAGGATGAAATCGACAGAATGAATGCAGCGTTTTTCATCGAGAAGGAAGGTCTGGAAGACTACACGGTTCGATTGCAGAAATTGTCCCGCTACCTGAACGATCGTGACGAACTTCAACTCAAGGAAGTGGAAAAACAGAAAACTTTGCAAATGTTGTGCAGAGAGAAAAATTTGGACCTGAACGATGCTGTGAGGGCAATGAACAAAACCATCAATGAGCATGCGGCAAAGATTCGAGACCAAGGTGCACAAATCGCGAAGCTGCAAGAAGAGAAACGCAAGCTGGTTGCAAAAGTCAACAAAAACGCAGCGGCTATTGATGGCCAAACTGGAACCGTTACCGGGACCGAAGAGCCAGTTGTGGCGAAGGATGTGCGAACTTCTGGTGATGGGACCGATGAATTACAAGCACCGATTACGAACACCACTGAAAGAGTAAAAAATGATGCCTCATTAGTTGATGGAAAACAAAAGTAA